A stretch of the Thunnus thynnus chromosome 7, fThuThy2.1, whole genome shotgun sequence genome encodes the following:
- the LOC137186389 gene encoding F-box only protein 40 produces MVKSRKMPVGHHEHCSKCYNAHCQVPVQISVSCMVIKCRKNCGATLHMCKEEEHQLLCPNETVPCLNADYGCPLTMLRHRLAKHLEVCPASVVSCSQEWNRWPVSEADLPFYRNISENQQTELHLDAAMALRDQKLLFQSIKMKDIFPELIVEDAAPQDIAAGVNDPADEAACSLHCGEFTENGYTGMEERELSQEERDALAKNKDVESIQSYSSWERIFKKEMGGCTQTVKNLNKKEEKGKGKEEQDSSNCQRESRDSHQVQENAVVASSMNGGRGHGQGATGLAPWQDGVLERVGKELNIADYNMYLVHNGAMLINFGQLAACTPREKDFVYGNLEPIEVKTIRSFNVPTSYRARRSFLKDPTHKAKTTHQSVDTADLGVSVEDLPKCDEVSATLLCCLEKELKGHLISESGGTDGLYIDIGTQTYNFDSAPFKKDVSLSDVVADQPHSLYVHIETESVTRRHNKTSSAFSCMCGHFFRRDEYRSHFRNVHSDIQACLNGWFQQRCPLAYLGCTFTQTRFHPAGYQATIKYCQDVSTFVIQPEVSSSLCESRKTFSPQRNHARNLDPLSSLPLEILQHIAGYLDSFTLSQLSQVSHLMREVCATLLQERGMVSLKWEKKTYSHGGSSWKCRKKVWEFSSLFSSVDRWSFSNIASLSDHLKTCSFYQREERTEPVALACLGEVRDKRGEVQHRR; encoded by the exons ATG GTGAAGAGCAGAAAGATGCCAGTGGGCCATCATGAGCACTGCAGCAAGTGTTACAACGCCCACTGTCAAGTCCCAGTGCAGATTTCCGTCTCATGCATGGTCATCAAGTGTCGTAAAAATTGTGGCGCTACCCTCCACATGTGCAAGGAAGAGGAGCACCAGCTTCTCTGTCCAAATGAGACGGTTCCCTGCCTCAATGCTGACTATGGCTGTCCTCTCACCATGCTGCGTCACAGGCTGGCCAAACACCTGGAGGTCTGTCCTGCCAGCGTGGTCAGCTGCTCTCAGGAGTGGAACCGCTGGCCCGTGTCAGAAGCTGATTTGCCCTTCTACAGAAATATTTCCGAAAACCAACAAACTGAACTACATCTCGATGCTGCTATGGCTCTCAGGGACCAAAAGCTGCTATTTCAATCCATCAAAATGAAGGACATTTTTCCTGAGTTGATAGTGGAGGATGCTGCCCCTCAGGATATTGCTGCTGGGGTCAACGATCCTGCAGACGAAGCAGCCTGTTCTTTACATTGTGgcgaatttacagaaaatggcTACACTGGCATGGAGGAAAGGGAACTGAGtcaagaggagagagatgcaTTGGCAAAAAACAAGGACGTGGAGAGTATTCAGAGCTACAGCTCTTGGGAGAGAATATTCAAGAAAGAGATGGGCGGATGCACGCAAACTGTCAAAAACCTGAAtaagaaggaagaaaaaggaaagggaaaggaagagCAAGACtcatcaaactgtcagagaGAGTCAAGAGACTCCCACCAGGTCCAAGAAAATGCTGTTGTAGCTTCAAGCATGAATGGTGGCCGTGGCCATGGCCAGGGTGCAACTGGCCTTGCACCATGGCAAGATGGAGTCCTTGAGAGAGTAGGCAAAGAGTTAAACATTGCTGATTATAACATGTATCTGGTGCACAATGGAGCAATGCTAATTAACTTTGGCCAACTTGCTGCTTGCACCCCGAGAGAAAAAGATTTTGTATATGGGAATCTGGAGCCAATAGAGGTTAAAACGATCCGCTCTTTTAATGTTCCTACCAGCTATCGAGCACGACGCAGTTTTCTAAAGGACCCTACACACAAGGCCAAGACCACACACCAAAGTGTTGACACTGCAGATTTAGGTGTGTCAGTTGAAGATCTTCCAAAGTGTGACGAGGTTAGTGCCACACTGCTGTGCTGTCTGGAAAAGGAACTGAAAGGTCATTTAATCTCAGAGAGTGGGGGGACAGATGGTCTTTACATAGATATAggaacacaaacatacaacttTGATTCTGCTCCTTTCAAAAAGGATGTGTCGCTTTCTGATGTCGTCGCAGACCAACCTCATAGTCTTTATGTACATATTGAAACAGAATCTGTAACCAgaagacacaacaaaacaagttCAGCCTTCAGCTGCATGTGTGGTCACTTCTTTCGCCGTGATGAATACCGCTCTCATTTCAGGAATGTGCACTCGGACATACAGGCCTGTTTAAACGGCTGGTTTCAACAACGCTGCCCCTTAGCATACCTTGGATGCACTTTCACCCAGACAAGGTTTCACCCTGCAGGTTACCAAGCTACAATCAAATACTGCCAAGATGTCAGCACCTTTGTCATCCAGCCAGAAGTCTCCTCATCCCTCTGTGAAAGCCGGAAAACCTTCAGCCCTCAGAGAAATCATGCACGTAATCTGGATCCCCTGAGTAGCTTGCCCCTGGAGATCCTTCAGCACATTGCTGGTTACCTTGACAGTTTTACATTATCCCAGCTGTCGCAGGTTTCCCATCTGATGAGAGAGGTGTGTGCCACATTGTTGCAGGAGAGAGGGATGGTCTCTCTCAAATGGGAGAAAAAGACATATTCCCACGGGGGAAGCTCCTGGAAATGTCGAAAGAAA GTTTGGGAGTTCAgctctctgttttcctctgtggaCAGATGGAGCTTCAGCAACATAGCCTCCTTGTCAGATCACCTGAAAACCTGCTCCTTCTACCAGAGAGAGGAACGCACTGAGCCAGTGGCTTTAGCCTGCCTGGGAGAGGTCAGAGACAAACGGGGAGAAGTACAGCATAGAAGATAA
- the ttc36 gene encoding tetratricopeptide repeat protein 36, with product MASAHDRAVLQAIFNPTTPFGDIPGLNQEEELIDDDSGFDIELLKQVKELEMQGVSAAEAGDLQTALQLFSQAIQILPQRASAYNNRAQALRLQGNTAGALKDLDQAISLSGSNGRTACQALVQRGLLHRLACQDSEARADFEKAAALGSEFARQQAVVLNPYAALCNKMLSEVINQLRNPEVSEMQ from the exons ATGGCCTCGGCACATGATAGAGCCGTACTCCAGGCTATATTCAACCCCACCACCCCCTTTGGAGACATCCCTGGCCTAAACCAAGAGGAGGAATTAATTGATGATG ACAGTGGCTTTGACATAGAGTTGCTGAAGCAAGTGAAAGAGTTGGAGATGCAGGGTGTCTCAGCAGCAGAGGCTGGGGATTTGCAAACTGCACTTCAACTGTTCAGCCAGGCAATCCAGATTCTGCCTCAGCGAGCCTCAGCCTATAACAACCGGGCACAGGCCCTGCGGCTGCAGGGGAACACAGCAG GAGCCCTGAAGGATCTGGACCAAGCCATCTCTCTCAGCGGCAGCAATGGGCGAACTGCCTGCCAGGCGCTCGTGCAAAGAGGCCTTTTACATAGATTAGCATGCCAGGACAGTGAAGCCAGAGCAGATTTTGAGAAAGCAGCTGCGCTTGGAAGTGAATTTGCTCGACAACAGGCTGTGGTACTTAATCCTTATGCAGCCCTGTGCAACAAAATGCTGTCAGAGGTTATCAACCAACTACGCAACCCTGAAGTGTCTGAGATGCAGTAA